From Streptomyces fungicidicus, one genomic window encodes:
- a CDS encoding immunity 21 family protein — protein sequence MVRYAEPGTVEWVESGGGPLVAVPETVLPFWTGADGEETASDYDRACEVDGLVGLLPVGDSTALVMGDEPAATAFLPEHGTLVRWIAGDAEADLLASVPAALDTAQWQPEVYWRVSGTALLFDAAWPGSDSAATDHVSLALTPGRYAVRAARVQPGPETWMVLVQLRPAP from the coding sequence ATGGTGCGATACGCGGAACCGGGCACGGTCGAGTGGGTGGAGTCGGGCGGCGGGCCGCTCGTCGCGGTGCCGGAGACGGTGCTGCCGTTCTGGACGGGAGCCGACGGCGAGGAGACGGCCTCGGACTACGACCGCGCCTGCGAGGTGGACGGACTCGTCGGGCTCCTTCCGGTCGGCGACTCCACGGCCCTCGTCATGGGCGACGAGCCCGCCGCGACCGCCTTCCTCCCCGAGCACGGCACCCTGGTCCGCTGGATCGCCGGTGACGCGGAGGCGGACCTCCTGGCGAGCGTCCCGGCCGCGCTGGACACCGCCCAGTGGCAGCCCGAGGTGTACTGGAGGGTGTCCGGCACCGCCCTGCTGTTCGACGCGGCCTGGCCCGGCTCCGACTCCGCCGCCACCGACCACGTGAGCCTAGCCCTCACCCCGGGCCGCTACGCCGTCCGCGCGGCCCGGGTGCAGCCGGGACCGGAGACCTGGATGGTCCTCGTCCAGCTCCGGCCGGCGCCCTGA
- a CDS encoding trans-sulfuration enzyme family protein yields MELGMDMRRTTRALATEAVHAGRDDLAGLGLHAAPIDLSTTYPSYDSRAEAARIDAFATTGAEPEGPPVYGRLGNPTVARFETALARLEGTESAVAFASGMAALSAVLLVRGSMGLRHVVAVRPLYGCSDHLLTAGLLGSEVTFTDPAGVADALRPDTGLVLVESPANPTLAEVDLRAVAHACGSVPLLVDNTFATPVLQRPAEHGARLVLHSATKYLGGHGDVLAGVVACDEEFAGRLRQVRFATGGVLHPLAGYLLLRGLSTLPVRVRAASANAAELVRRLSGDPRVARVHYPRIGGAMVSFEVHGDPHAVIGGVRLITPAVSLGSVDSLIQHPASISHRIVDADDRRDAGVGDRLLRLSVGLEDVEDLWADLDAALGERTATPARPEALAQG; encoded by the coding sequence ATGGAACTGGGCATGGACATGCGACGCACCACACGAGCACTCGCCACCGAGGCCGTGCACGCGGGCCGCGACGACCTCGCCGGACTGGGACTGCACGCCGCGCCGATCGACCTGTCGACCACCTACCCTTCGTACGACAGCCGCGCCGAGGCCGCCCGCATCGACGCCTTCGCCACCACCGGCGCCGAGCCGGAGGGCCCGCCCGTCTACGGGCGCCTCGGCAACCCCACCGTCGCCCGCTTCGAGACCGCCCTCGCGCGGCTGGAGGGGACGGAGTCGGCGGTCGCCTTCGCCAGCGGCATGGCGGCCCTCAGCGCCGTCCTGCTGGTCCGCGGCTCGATGGGCCTGCGCCACGTGGTCGCGGTGCGGCCCCTCTACGGGTGCAGCGACCATCTGCTGACCGCCGGACTGCTCGGCTCCGAGGTGACCTTCACCGACCCGGCCGGGGTCGCCGACGCGCTGCGCCCCGACACCGGCCTGGTGCTCGTGGAGTCCCCGGCCAACCCCACGCTCGCCGAGGTCGACCTGCGGGCGGTGGCCCACGCGTGCGGCTCCGTGCCGCTGCTGGTCGACAACACCTTCGCCACCCCGGTCCTCCAGCGCCCGGCCGAGCACGGGGCCCGCCTCGTGCTGCACAGCGCCACCAAGTACCTCGGCGGTCACGGCGACGTGCTGGCGGGCGTGGTGGCCTGCGACGAGGAGTTCGCCGGGCGGCTGCGCCAGGTGCGGTTCGCCACGGGCGGCGTGCTGCACCCGCTGGCCGGCTATCTGCTGCTGCGCGGCCTGTCCACCCTGCCGGTGCGGGTGCGGGCCGCCTCCGCGAACGCCGCCGAACTCGTCCGCAGGCTGTCCGGCGACCCGCGCGTGGCCCGGGTGCACTACCCGCGGATCGGCGGCGCGATGGTCTCCTTCGAGGTGCACGGCGACCCGCACGCGGTGATCGGCGGCGTACGGCTGATCACCCCGGCGGTGAGCCTCGGCAGCGTGGACTCCCTCATCCAGCACCCGGCGTCCATCAGCCACCGCATCGTCGACGCCGACGACCGCAGGGACGCCGGGGTCGGCGACCGGCTGCTGCGGCTCTCGGTCGGCCTGGAGGACGTCGAGGACCTGTGGGCCGATCTGGACGCGGCCCTGGGGGAGCGGACCGCGACGCCCGCCCGCCCGGAGGCGCTGGCCCAGGGCTGA
- a CDS encoding DUF885 domain-containing protein: MSQTNSALPRQVADAYVDDLIALDPVTGTFLGVKESSSRLPDLSPAGQEAVAALQRTTLARLAEAERLPGADSDIERRCARLLRERLTAELAVHEADEGLRAVGNLGTVAHSVREVFTVTPAESEEDWTALAERLRAVPAALAGYRESLALGLERKLYAAPRPTETFIGQLAEWADTGEGRGWFEDFAAAGPDALRTELDEGARAATAAVVELRDWMREVYAPAVDGAPNTVGRERYARWSRYFNGTDLDLDEAYAYGWSEYHRLLGEMKKEAEKILPGAATPWVALAHLDEHGRHIEGVDEVREWLQGVMDRAIEALDGTHFDLAERVRKVESRIAPAGSAAAPYYTPPSEDFSRPGCTWLPTMGLTRFPVYDLVSTWYHEGVPGHHLQLAQWVHVSENLSRYQASVGGVSANAEGWALYAERLMDELGFLADAEERLGYLDAQMMRATRVIVDIGMHLELEIPADSPFHPGERWTPELAQEFFGAHSSRPADFVESELTRYLTIPGQAIGYKLGERAWLLGRENARARHGDAFDLKAWHMAALSQGSLGLDDLVDELSAL, encoded by the coding sequence ATGTCACAGACCAACAGCGCGCTTCCCCGTCAGGTCGCCGACGCCTACGTCGACGACCTGATCGCCCTCGACCCGGTCACCGGAACGTTTCTCGGAGTGAAGGAGAGCTCCTCCCGTCTGCCCGATCTCTCGCCCGCCGGACAGGAGGCGGTCGCCGCACTGCAGCGGACCACCCTGGCGCGGCTCGCCGAGGCCGAGCGGCTGCCGGGCGCGGACAGCGACATCGAGCGCCGCTGCGCCCGTCTGCTGCGCGAGCGGCTCACCGCCGAGCTGGCCGTGCACGAGGCCGACGAAGGTCTGCGCGCGGTCGGCAACCTAGGGACGGTCGCGCACTCGGTGCGCGAGGTGTTCACCGTGACGCCGGCGGAGTCGGAGGAGGACTGGACGGCGCTCGCCGAGCGGCTGCGCGCGGTCCCGGCCGCCCTGGCGGGCTACCGGGAGTCCCTCGCGCTCGGCCTGGAGCGCAAGCTGTACGCGGCTCCGCGGCCGACGGAGACGTTCATCGGGCAGCTCGCCGAGTGGGCGGACACCGGCGAGGGCCGCGGCTGGTTCGAGGACTTCGCCGCCGCCGGACCCGACGCGCTGCGCACGGAGCTGGACGAGGGCGCCCGCGCGGCGACCGCGGCCGTGGTGGAACTGCGGGACTGGATGCGCGAGGTGTACGCGCCCGCCGTGGACGGCGCGCCGAACACCGTGGGCCGGGAGCGCTACGCCCGCTGGTCCCGCTACTTCAACGGCACCGACCTCGACCTGGACGAGGCGTACGCGTACGGCTGGTCCGAGTACCACCGGCTGCTCGGCGAGATGAAGAAGGAGGCCGAGAAGATCCTGCCCGGCGCCGCGACGCCCTGGGTGGCGCTGGCGCACCTCGACGAGCACGGCCGGCACATCGAGGGGGTCGACGAGGTCCGCGAGTGGCTCCAGGGGGTGATGGACCGGGCGATCGAGGCGCTGGACGGCACCCACTTCGACCTCGCGGAGCGGGTGCGGAAGGTCGAGTCGCGGATCGCGCCGGCCGGCAGCGCGGCGGCGCCCTACTACACGCCGCCGTCGGAGGACTTCTCCCGGCCGGGCTGCACCTGGCTGCCCACGATGGGCCTGACCCGGTTCCCGGTCTACGACCTGGTCTCCACCTGGTACCACGAGGGCGTCCCCGGCCATCACCTGCAGCTGGCGCAGTGGGTGCACGTCTCGGAGAACCTGTCCCGCTACCAGGCGTCGGTGGGCGGGGTCAGCGCCAACGCCGAGGGCTGGGCGCTGTACGCGGAGCGGCTGATGGACGAGCTCGGCTTCCTCGCGGACGCGGAGGAGCGGCTGGGCTATCTGGACGCGCAGATGATGCGGGCGACCCGGGTGATCGTCGACATCGGCATGCACCTGGAGCTGGAGATCCCGGCGGACTCGCCGTTCCACCCGGGTGAGCGCTGGACGCCGGAGCTGGCGCAGGAGTTCTTCGGGGCGCACAGCAGCCGCCCGGCCGACTTCGTGGAGAGCGAGCTGACCCGTTATCTGACGATCCCGGGTCAGGCGATCGGCTACAAGCTCGGCGAGCGGGCGTGGCTGCTGGGCCGCGAGAACGCCCGCGCGCGGCACGGTGACGCGTTCGACCTGAAGGCGTGGCACATGGCCGCGCTGTCCCAGGGGTCGCTGGGTCTGGACGACCTGGTGGACGAGCTGTCGGCGCTGTGA
- a CDS encoding Lrp/AsnC family transcriptional regulator, giving the protein MAESVVLDPVDLHLLRLLQNDARTTYRDLASRIGVAPSTCLDRVARLRRSGVILGHRLKLDPAKLGRGLQALLSVQVRPHRRELVGPFVERIRALPESLTVFHLTGPDDYLVHVAVADMTDLQRLVLDEFTARREVARVETRLIFQQWDCGPMLPPTPSAQTG; this is encoded by the coding sequence ATGGCCGAATCTGTCGTACTGGACCCGGTGGACCTTCATCTGCTGCGGCTGTTGCAGAACGACGCCCGGACGACGTACCGGGACCTCGCCTCGCGGATCGGGGTCGCGCCGTCGACCTGTCTGGACCGGGTGGCCCGGCTGCGGCGCTCGGGCGTGATCCTCGGCCACCGGCTGAAGCTGGACCCGGCCAAGCTGGGCCGGGGCCTGCAGGCTCTGCTGTCGGTCCAGGTCAGACCGCACCGGCGGGAGCTGGTGGGGCCGTTCGTGGAGCGGATCCGGGCGCTGCCGGAGTCGCTCACCGTGTTCCATCTGACCGGCCCCGACGACTACCTGGTGCATGTTGCGGTCGCGGACATGACGGATCTGCAGCGGCTGGTGCTCGACGAGTTCACCGCCCGGCGTGAGGTGGCGCGCGTGGAGACGCGGCTGATCTTCCAGCAGTGGGACTGCGGCCCGATGCTGCCGCCTACGCCCTCGGCGCAAACCGGGTGA